From Nitrospiraceae bacterium, a single genomic window includes:
- the hypE gene encoding hydrogenase expression/formation protein HypE, whose protein sequence is MNPESLISSQQAFVRAKPMQNRTTNNERITLAHGSGGKAMRDLIQNLLVPTFNNPLLDTLEDQATIPLGELLQHGDRLAFTTDSYVVDPLFFPGGNIGELAVNGTVNDLAVSGARPLFLSCGLVIEEGFPFETLALIVEGMKQAADRAGVSIVTGDTKVVEKGSADKLFINTAGIGVIREGVAIAATKAQAGDAIITNGFIGDHGVAILLARNELALEADVQSDTQPVHDLVSHMLDVCSRIHCLRDATRGGLATVLNEFASASNVSIQINEPHVPVRESVRGACEILGLDPLYLANEGKIVAVVPSENAHELVEAMRDHPLGKDSAIIGKVNASPAGTVILATTFGGTRIVDTLVGDQLPRIC, encoded by the coding sequence ATGAATCCTGAATCGCTTATTTCCTCTCAACAGGCTTTTGTCAGGGCCAAGCCCATGCAGAACCGAACCACTAACAATGAACGGATTACCCTGGCTCATGGGAGTGGCGGCAAAGCCATGCGAGATCTCATTCAGAATCTGTTGGTCCCAACCTTTAATAATCCCCTCCTCGATACCTTAGAAGATCAGGCCACCATCCCGTTGGGAGAATTACTCCAACATGGTGACCGGCTGGCGTTTACGACGGATAGCTATGTTGTGGATCCCTTATTTTTCCCGGGAGGCAACATTGGCGAATTGGCCGTGAACGGGACGGTTAATGACCTGGCGGTCAGCGGGGCACGCCCGCTATTTTTGTCTTGCGGACTGGTGATTGAGGAAGGTTTTCCCTTTGAAACCCTCGCCCTCATTGTCGAAGGTATGAAACAAGCGGCTGATCGAGCTGGTGTATCCATCGTCACGGGCGATACCAAAGTCGTCGAAAAAGGTTCCGCGGATAAGCTCTTCATTAACACGGCGGGTATCGGTGTGATTCGAGAAGGGGTGGCCATTGCGGCAACTAAGGCTCAGGCGGGGGATGCCATCATTACGAACGGTTTTATCGGTGACCACGGCGTGGCCATTCTTCTGGCTCGAAATGAATTGGCCCTGGAAGCCGATGTCCAAAGCGACACTCAGCCGGTCCACGATCTGGTGTCCCATATGCTGGATGTCTGTTCCCGGATCCATTGTTTGCGTGATGCCACGCGCGGCGGGTTGGCCACCGTCCTCAATGAATTCGCCTCGGCCTCAAATGTGTCGATTCAGATCAACGAACCCCATGTGCCTGTTCGAGAATCGGTTCGAGGGGCCTGTGAAATTCTCGGACTCGACCCTCTGTACCTGGCCAATGAGGGAAAAATTGTGGCGGTGGTCCCTTCTGAGAACGCTCACGAACTTGTTGAAGCCATGCGGGACCATCCCCTAGGCAAAGACAGCGCTATCATCGGGAAGGTCAACGCCTCACCGGCAGGAACCGTGATACTTGCCACCACCTTCGGAGGAACACGAATCGTGGATACGCTGGTGGGCGATCAATTGCCGCGAATCTGCTAG
- a CDS encoding hydrogenase maturation nickel metallochaperone HypA, producing the protein MHELGITRNIVAIVTEKAGGEPVKRVTIGIGKLSAVLPEAIRFCFDIVSQGTVAEGADLEILEIPGTAECRTCGTHFELEQLYGQCPCGSVDITRLTGEELLVKHMVTA; encoded by the coding sequence ATGCACGAATTAGGGATCACTCGAAATATTGTGGCCATTGTCACAGAAAAGGCCGGTGGAGAGCCGGTGAAGCGCGTGACGATCGGCATCGGTAAACTGAGTGCGGTCTTGCCGGAAGCGATCCGGTTTTGTTTCGACATTGTCAGTCAAGGAACCGTGGCGGAGGGTGCTGACTTGGAGATCCTTGAAATACCGGGAACAGCTGAATGCCGAACCTGTGGAACGCATTTTGAACTCGAGCAACTCTACGGCCAATGTCCGTGTGGTTCTGTCGACATCACGCGGCTCACGGGAGAGGAACTGCTTGTGAAACACATGGTGACAGCCTGA
- the hypB gene encoding hydrogenase nickel incorporation protein HypB — translation MCTTCGCSDSANPRVTNLQSGHTDKTIPSNADHSHSHNAHDHGHHHHEHELGSQHDRRHEHETTVHLEQTILAKNDRLAERNRGWFLGRNIVALNLVSSPGSGKTTLLERTIHDLKNAISISVIEGDQETLFDAQRIRKAGCPVVQINTGAGCHLEADMLARGLETLRPPSNSLVLIENVGNLVCPALFDLGEQAKVVVLSVTEGEDKPLKYPHMFQHASVMILNKIDLLPHLTFDVTKCLEFAHKVNPNLQVFQISATTGEGLQHWYDWVTAQINASNRQGVR, via the coding sequence ATGTGTACGACATGCGGGTGCTCTGATTCAGCCAATCCGAGAGTGACGAACTTGCAATCCGGGCATACCGATAAAACCATCCCTTCAAATGCCGATCACTCTCATTCCCATAATGCCCATGATCATGGGCACCACCATCACGAGCATGAGCTTGGTTCTCAACATGATCGGCGACACGAACACGAAACCACTGTTCACCTGGAACAAACCATTTTAGCGAAAAATGATCGCCTGGCTGAACGAAATCGTGGATGGTTTCTCGGCAGAAACATTGTGGCCCTCAACCTCGTGAGTTCGCCGGGCTCAGGTAAAACGACGCTTCTCGAACGCACGATTCATGATTTGAAAAATGCCATATCCATTTCGGTGATCGAGGGGGATCAGGAAACCCTATTTGATGCCCAGCGCATACGAAAAGCGGGGTGCCCGGTCGTACAAATTAATACCGGAGCCGGGTGCCATTTAGAAGCCGACATGTTGGCACGAGGCCTGGAAACGCTCCGGCCTCCATCCAATTCACTAGTGTTGATTGAAAATGTCGGCAATCTGGTCTGTCCTGCGTTATTTGATTTAGGGGAACAGGCGAAAGTCGTGGTTCTTTCCGTCACGGAAGGGGAAGACAAGCCGTTAAAGTATCCGCACATGTTTCAACATGCCAGCGTCATGATCCTGAATAAAATCGATCTTCTGCCTCATCTCACGTTTGATGTTACAAAGTGTCTGGAATTTGCTCATAAGGTGAATCCCAATCTTCAGGTGTTTCAGATTTCAGCCACGACTGGCGAGGGACTTCAACACTGGTATGACTGGGTCACTGCACAGATCAACGCTTCAAACAGGCAGGGTGTTCGCTAA
- the acs gene encoding acetate--CoA ligase: protein MSENIETLQRSTRVIPPPPDVTAAAHIQDYESAYKQSIANPEKFWDGIARELHWFSPWNTVLEWNYPWAKWFVGGTCNIAYNCLDRHVQTWRKNKVAVIWVGEQGQERILTYGELYRQVNKCANALKSLGLNKGDRVTIYLPKIPEQIVAMLACARIGVIHTVVYSGFSATALAARIEACEARVVITADVGYDRSRKIPLKPVVDEAVAKCPTVEKVIVVQREQSSSPLQAPKELDWEAWLKDQSPQCEAEQLDSETPLYILYTSGTTGKPKGVVHVHGGYMVGTYITTKYVFDLKDEDVYFCVADPGWVTGHSYIVYGPLLNGATILTAEGKPDYPNPGRWWDLIERYGVSIFYTTPTAIRLLMKFGEDWPKKYDLSSLKVLGSVGEPINPEAWEWFHRVTGGTKPIMDTWWQTETGMIMVTPLPCVPLKPGSATRGFLGIEADVMDREGHTVEHGGGFAVIKKPWPSMMRTIYNEPDRYLLYWNTIPGVYTAGDVCHKDEDGYLWFMGRADDVVKVAGNRIGTAEVESALVSHEAVVEAAVIGKPHPTAGEQIKAFVILKQGQQETPDLIKSLQDHVLGELGKIAVPREIEIVPSLPKTRSGKIMRRVLKAKELGQDPGDISTLEE, encoded by the coding sequence ATGAGTGAAAATATTGAAACACTGCAACGATCAACCCGGGTCATTCCTCCCCCACCCGACGTCACCGCTGCCGCCCATATTCAAGATTATGAAAGCGCCTACAAGCAGTCCATTGCGAACCCTGAAAAATTCTGGGACGGCATTGCCAGGGAACTCCACTGGTTTTCTCCCTGGAATACAGTTCTGGAATGGAATTATCCCTGGGCCAAATGGTTCGTGGGAGGGACCTGCAATATTGCCTATAACTGCCTCGATCGCCATGTCCAAACCTGGCGAAAAAACAAAGTGGCCGTTATTTGGGTTGGAGAACAAGGCCAGGAACGAATCCTGACTTATGGCGAGTTATACCGGCAGGTCAACAAGTGCGCCAATGCCCTCAAAAGCCTGGGCCTCAACAAGGGCGACCGGGTGACCATTTATCTCCCGAAAATCCCCGAGCAAATTGTGGCCATGTTGGCCTGTGCCCGCATCGGAGTGATCCATACGGTGGTGTATTCGGGTTTTAGTGCCACAGCATTAGCGGCACGCATAGAGGCATGCGAAGCGCGGGTGGTCATCACGGCGGATGTGGGGTATGACCGCAGTCGGAAAATTCCCCTCAAACCGGTCGTCGATGAAGCCGTTGCCAAATGTCCGACCGTGGAAAAAGTCATCGTAGTCCAGCGGGAACAATCATCCTCGCCGCTTCAAGCCCCGAAGGAATTGGATTGGGAAGCCTGGCTCAAAGACCAATCTCCACAGTGTGAAGCCGAACAGCTCGATTCCGAAACTCCGCTCTACATCCTCTATACCTCAGGAACCACGGGAAAACCCAAAGGGGTGGTCCATGTTCACGGCGGCTATATGGTGGGGACCTACATCACGACCAAATATGTTTTCGACCTGAAAGATGAAGATGTCTATTTTTGTGTGGCGGATCCGGGATGGGTCACCGGCCACAGCTATATTGTCTATGGACCACTCTTAAACGGAGCCACGATTTTAACGGCGGAAGGCAAACCCGACTATCCCAATCCGGGGCGCTGGTGGGATCTCATTGAACGTTATGGCGTCTCGATTTTCTACACCACCCCGACGGCCATTCGGCTGCTCATGAAATTTGGAGAGGACTGGCCGAAAAAATACGACCTCTCCTCCCTCAAGGTTTTAGGATCGGTGGGTGAACCGATCAATCCGGAAGCGTGGGAATGGTTCCATCGGGTGACCGGTGGCACCAAACCCATCATGGATACCTGGTGGCAGACGGAAACGGGCATGATCATGGTCACACCCCTCCCCTGCGTCCCGCTCAAACCGGGTTCTGCCACCCGTGGGTTTTTAGGCATCGAAGCGGATGTCATGGACCGCGAAGGCCACACGGTGGAGCATGGCGGCGGTTTTGCCGTCATTAAAAAACCCTGGCCATCGATGATGCGCACCATCTATAACGAGCCGGATCGCTATCTCCTGTATTGGAATACCATTCCCGGGGTCTATACCGCCGGCGACGTGTGTCATAAAGATGAAGACGGCTACTTGTGGTTTATGGGCCGGGCGGATGATGTCGTGAAAGTCGCCGGGAACCGGATCGGTACCGCTGAAGTCGAAAGCGCCTTAGTCAGCCATGAAGCGGTGGTGGAAGCGGCCGTTATCGGCAAACCGCATCCAACCGCCGGGGAACAGATCAAGGCCTTTGTCATCCTCAAGCAAGGGCAACAGGAAACGCCCGATCTCATCAAAAGTTTGCAGGATCATGTCTTAGGGGAATTAGGCAAGATCGCCGTCCCACGGGAAATTGAAATTGTCCCATCACTACCAAAAACCCGTTCCGGCAAAATCATGCGCCGGGTCTTAAAGGCCAAGGAACTCGGCCAGGACCCTGGAGACATCTCAACACTCGAGGAGTAA
- a CDS encoding inorganic pyrophosphatase, giving the protein MNEQEFFSLWQNFGFPCKSHPWHGVEIGEEAPLTVTVYVEIVPTDTVKYELDKKSGHLRVDRPQRYSNVCPTLYGLIPQTYCGQSVAAFSAKCTNRPGLVGDLDPLDICVLTEKSIIHGDVLLQAIPIGGLRMIDGDEADDKIVAVLKGDALHEQWTDIKACPVHFVERLMHYFLTYKDAPGSQKKNCEITHVYGREEAHEVIRRSQQDYAAKYGHLQAQLANPRHALN; this is encoded by the coding sequence ATGAACGAACAAGAATTTTTCTCCCTTTGGCAAAATTTTGGGTTTCCCTGTAAATCTCATCCGTGGCACGGTGTCGAAATCGGAGAAGAGGCACCCCTCACCGTCACGGTCTATGTCGAAATTGTGCCCACCGACACGGTTAAATATGAATTGGATAAAAAGTCCGGCCATTTACGCGTGGACCGCCCCCAGCGCTACTCCAATGTGTGCCCCACGCTATACGGATTAATTCCTCAAACCTACTGCGGGCAGTCCGTCGCAGCATTCAGCGCCAAATGTACCAATCGGCCCGGCCTCGTCGGTGACCTGGATCCATTAGACATTTGCGTTCTGACTGAGAAAAGCATTATCCATGGAGATGTTTTGCTTCAGGCTATTCCGATTGGTGGCTTGCGTATGATCGATGGGGATGAGGCCGATGATAAAATTGTGGCCGTCCTTAAGGGTGATGCGCTCCATGAACAATGGACAGATATCAAAGCCTGTCCGGTTCACTTTGTGGAACGTCTCATGCATTACTTCCTGACTTACAAAGATGCTCCCGGCTCTCAAAAAAAGAATTGTGAAATCACACATGTGTATGGCCGCGAAGAAGCCCATGAGGTCATTCGCCGTAGTCAACAGGATTACGCTGCGAAATATGGACACCTCCAAGCCCAACTTGCCAACCCCCGCCACGCGCTTAATTAA